A window from Aquamicrobium lusatiense encodes these proteins:
- a CDS encoding Bug family tripartite tricarboxylate transporter substrate binding protein encodes MNSSKALSWASALLALSGTSAIADTFPEHAIEIVVPYAAGGATDVFARSLARAMSVALPNTPDVVVVNAPGGAGTIGLTQVANAEADGYTIVFTTSSPIALQPLYGRTPFTVEDFAPLAQVSVIPAAFNVHMDSDIRSVDDLVAWATANPGAFTYASTGGNGSGTHIVSEQFAAALGIQMRHIPFEGTAPLTAALMGGQVMGTMQMPDMHTGGEVRPIVFLTPMRPSDPVYADIPTSTELGIPAVANFFTAFLAPAGTPADRLEVLSTAIATALEDPGVQDLFENANYPISYAGPEAFGQILTETVASNRAELLRMGLISQ; translated from the coding sequence ATGAACTCATCCAAGGCCCTTTCCTGGGCGTCGGCGCTGCTGGCGCTGAGCGGCACCAGCGCCATCGCCGACACCTTTCCCGAACACGCGATCGAGATTGTCGTACCCTATGCGGCGGGCGGCGCCACCGACGTCTTCGCGCGGAGCCTGGCGCGGGCCATGAGCGTCGCCCTTCCGAACACGCCCGATGTGGTGGTGGTGAACGCCCCGGGCGGCGCCGGGACCATCGGGCTGACGCAGGTCGCCAATGCCGAGGCCGACGGCTATACCATCGTCTTCACCACCAGCTCGCCCATCGCGCTTCAGCCGCTCTATGGCCGCACCCCGTTCACGGTCGAGGATTTCGCGCCCTTGGCCCAGGTCAGCGTGATCCCCGCCGCGTTCAACGTGCATATGGATTCCGACATCCGCAGCGTCGATGACCTCGTGGCCTGGGCGACGGCGAATCCCGGCGCCTTCACCTATGCCTCGACCGGCGGCAACGGCAGCGGAACCCATATCGTTTCCGAGCAATTCGCGGCGGCACTGGGGATCCAGATGCGCCACATCCCCTTCGAGGGCACCGCCCCGCTGACCGCGGCCCTGATGGGCGGGCAGGTCATGGGCACGATGCAGATGCCGGACATGCATACCGGCGGCGAGGTGCGGCCCATCGTCTTCCTGACACCGATGCGGCCCAGCGATCCGGTCTATGCCGATATCCCCACCTCGACCGAGCTGGGCATCCCGGCGGTGGCGAATTTCTTCACCGCTTTCCTAGCCCCGGCAGGAACGCCTGCCGACCGGCTGGAGGTCCTGAGCACCGCCATCGCAACGGCGCTGGAGGATCCGGGCGTGCAGGACCTGTTCGAAAACGCCAATTACCCGATCTCCTATGCCGGTCCCGAGGCCTTCGGCCAGATCCTGACCGAGACCGTCGCCTCGAATCGGGCCGAGCTGCTTCGCATGGGCCTCATCAGCCAGTGA
- a CDS encoding carotenoid oxygenase family protein, which yields MPEIFSHGHSTLKYPNDNPYLNGAHKPIDLEYTARGPDLTIIGEVPKDLQGMYVRNGHNQVHEPIGKYHPFDGDGMLHAVWFNEGKVEYRNRFTQTTGYLAEKAAGKSLWPGIIEPKRRTRRGWGSIGAMKDNTGTDVVVHAGKIIVAMSQCSEPYRLDTQTLDTLGPDENWAAALGDRGICSHFKVDEHTGHMMFFNFSEKPPYMNYGVIDAGNNLVHYAPIELPGPRWPHDLGMTEHYSIVHDLPMFFDPESLKKGGHRLKFWRDIPARFGVIPRFGTNEDVRWFEAEPCYILHLSNSYEQGDEVVMEGCIMTNPVPDMHNIPAEGYERLCKMLDLHTTETRMHRWYFNMKTGETREERLDDEITEFPMVNGLYNGRKTRYSYNAVPQRGEWLLEGLKKFDFETGKTDRFIMPAGEFVSEAPFAPRLNAKSEDDGYLVTFVTNTNTGKGECVLFDAQNIGAGPICRVIMPYHIPTGAHAFWAGPHMLYENGVSLAD from the coding sequence ATGCCTGAGATCTTTTCGCACGGTCACTCGACCCTGAAATACCCCAACGACAATCCCTATCTGAACGGCGCCCACAAGCCGATCGACCTGGAATACACCGCCCGCGGCCCGGATCTGACGATCATCGGCGAGGTGCCGAAGGATCTTCAGGGCATGTATGTGCGCAACGGCCACAATCAGGTGCACGAGCCCATCGGCAAGTACCATCCCTTTGACGGCGACGGCATGCTGCACGCCGTCTGGTTCAACGAGGGCAAGGTCGAATACCGCAACCGTTTCACCCAGACGACCGGCTATCTGGCCGAGAAGGCGGCTGGCAAATCGCTCTGGCCCGGGATCATCGAGCCCAAGCGCAGGACGCGGCGCGGCTGGGGCAGCATCGGCGCGATGAAGGACAACACCGGCACCGACGTGGTGGTGCATGCCGGCAAGATCATTGTTGCGATGTCGCAATGCTCCGAACCCTACCGGCTGGACACGCAGACGCTGGACACTCTGGGCCCCGACGAGAACTGGGCCGCCGCCCTGGGCGACCGAGGCATCTGCTCGCATTTCAAGGTCGATGAACACACCGGCCACATGATGTTCTTCAACTTCTCGGAAAAGCCGCCGTACATGAATTACGGGGTGATTGATGCCGGAAACAATCTGGTGCATTACGCGCCAATCGAGCTGCCCGGTCCGCGCTGGCCGCACGATCTGGGGATGACCGAGCATTATTCCATCGTGCACGACCTGCCGATGTTCTTCGATCCCGAGAGCCTGAAGAAGGGCGGCCACCGGCTGAAATTCTGGCGCGATATCCCGGCCCGCTTCGGGGTGATCCCGCGCTTCGGCACCAACGAGGATGTCCGCTGGTTCGAGGCCGAGCCCTGCTACATCCTTCACCTGTCGAACAGCTATGAACAGGGTGACGAGGTGGTGATGGAGGGCTGCATCATGACCAATCCCGTCCCCGACATGCACAACATCCCGGCGGAAGGCTACGAGCGCCTGTGCAAGATGCTGGATCTCCACACGACCGAAACCCGGATGCATCGCTGGTATTTCAACATGAAGACCGGCGAGACGCGCGAAGAGCGGCTGGACGACGAAATCACCGAATTCCCGATGGTCAACGGCCTCTATAACGGGCGCAAGACGCGCTACAGTTACAACGCCGTCCCTCAGCGCGGCGAATGGCTGCTGGAAGGGCTCAAGAAATTCGATTTTGAAACCGGCAAGACCGACCGCTTCATCATGCCCGCGGGCGAATTCGTCAGCGAGGCGCCCTTCGCCCCCCGCCTCAACGCGAAATCCGAGGATGACGGCTATCTGGTCACCTTCGTGACCAACACCAACACCGGCAAGGGCGAATGCGTGTTGTTCGATGCGCAGAACATCGGCGCCGGGCCGATCTGTCGGGTGATCATGCCCTATCACATTCCCACCGGCGCTCATGCCTTCTGGGCCGGGCCGCACATGCTTTACGAAAACGGCGTCAGCCTGGCGGATTGA
- a CDS encoding tripartite tricarboxylate transporter permease, translated as MDLLAHLDLAMLLSAAGSIVLGLFVGMLFGALPGLGLTIAITLLLPLTYTMEPLNAILMLLAVYQAAEYGGSISAIALGIPGTVMAAPIVKDGRAMAQESSPGRALGFSLYGSTLGGLVGGLVLILFAQPLARFALRLGDAEFFLLGLMGLVAVTAFAERDPIKVAISICFGMIAGTIGLDVFTGMPRLTFDVPQLYEGLNLIALVVGLFAFSEAFFMMAGNMRHRFMFDARQMKITLTLREMLGGLKAGMIGGVIGTLLGILPGVGSTVAGWLSYSAAKSASRHPEKFGTGSGEGIAAPDSANNAVVGGALLPFLTLGIPGTAGIAIIAGAFIIHGITPGPQMIRDHPDLIHGIFVGFIVTTFGMFLMGKFLSRGFARALVTPNFVLVPGVLILSIVGVYTSRAQIFDLWLALAIGAGAYLMRRLDYSVAGFVLAFVLSPIIEVSFRRALLISGDDYTVFVTRPISAVLVAVVAAMLGYTVLKALRRRPPARREA; from the coding sequence ATGGATCTGCTTGCTCACCTCGATCTGGCGATGCTGCTGTCGGCCGCGGGCAGCATCGTGCTGGGGCTTTTCGTCGGGATGCTGTTCGGCGCGTTGCCCGGGCTCGGGCTGACCATCGCCATCACGCTGCTCCTGCCCCTCACCTATACGATGGAGCCGCTGAACGCGATCCTGATGCTGCTGGCGGTCTATCAGGCCGCGGAATACGGCGGCTCGATCTCGGCCATTGCCCTGGGCATTCCGGGCACGGTGATGGCCGCCCCCATCGTCAAGGACGGCCGGGCCATGGCGCAGGAAAGCTCGCCAGGCCGGGCGCTCGGCTTCTCGCTCTATGGCTCGACGCTGGGTGGTCTGGTCGGAGGGCTGGTGCTGATCCTCTTCGCGCAGCCGCTGGCGCGGTTCGCGCTGCGACTCGGCGATGCGGAATTCTTCCTCCTCGGGCTGATGGGATTGGTCGCCGTGACCGCCTTTGCCGAGCGTGATCCGATCAAGGTGGCGATCTCGATCTGCTTCGGCATGATCGCCGGGACCATCGGCCTCGATGTCTTCACCGGCATGCCGCGGCTGACCTTCGATGTGCCGCAACTCTACGAGGGGCTGAACCTGATCGCCCTGGTGGTGGGCCTGTTCGCCTTTTCCGAAGCCTTCTTCATGATGGCCGGCAACATGCGGCACCGCTTCATGTTCGATGCCCGACAGATGAAGATCACCCTGACCCTGCGCGAGATGCTGGGCGGCCTGAAGGCGGGGATGATCGGGGGTGTGATCGGCACGCTGCTGGGCATCCTGCCCGGGGTCGGGTCCACCGTGGCCGGTTGGCTGTCCTATTCGGCAGCGAAATCGGCGTCGCGCCATCCCGAGAAATTCGGCACGGGCAGCGGCGAGGGGATCGCCGCGCCCGACAGCGCCAACAACGCCGTGGTCGGGGGCGCGCTGCTGCCCTTCCTGACGCTGGGCATTCCCGGGACCGCTGGCATAGCGATCATCGCCGGGGCCTTCATCATCCACGGCATCACGCCGGGCCCGCAGATGATCCGCGACCATCCCGACCTGATCCACGGGATCTTCGTGGGCTTCATCGTCACCACCTTCGGCATGTTCCTGATGGGCAAGTTCCTCAGCCGCGGCTTTGCCCGGGCGCTGGTGACGCCGAATTTCGTGCTGGTCCCCGGTGTGCTGATCCTGTCCATCGTCGGCGTCTATACCTCGCGCGCGCAGATCTTCGACCTGTGGCTGGCGCTGGCCATCGGGGCCGGGGCCTATCTGATGCGGCGGCTGGACTATTCCGTCGCGGGATTTGTGCTGGCCTTCGTGCTGTCGCCGATCATCGAGGTCAGCTTCCGCCGAGCCCTGCTCATCTCGGGCGACGATTACACTGTCTTCGTGACCCGGCCGATCTCGGCCGTGCTGGTGGCCGTCGTCGCGGCCATGCTGGGCTACACGGTGCTGAAGGCCCTGCGCCGTCGCCCCCCCGCCAGACGCGAGGCCTGA
- a CDS encoding PadR family transcriptional regulator: protein MQDDPQPTDAGLKLNPLAYQILGLIARDPTTGYDIVKALHRFRPVKLSQVYQALSIMEAAGLVEVNEVTQQGKPNKRLHRILPRGAVILNGWIERPTHHPAKNDEFVRKVYSLWHAPAGQRRALMAERMDWLKGEIAYFEAMRDALADAAPDRLTDPDCWEFSRRILVMRRLALCREEMRWCETVLGLLADPPDEP from the coding sequence ATGCAGGATGACCCCCAGCCGACCGATGCCGGGCTCAAGCTGAACCCGCTGGCCTATCAGATCCTCGGCCTCATCGCCCGCGATCCGACGACCGGCTACGACATCGTGAAGGCGCTGCACCGCTTCCGCCCGGTCAAGTTGAGCCAGGTCTATCAGGCGCTCTCGATCATGGAGGCCGCCGGGCTGGTCGAGGTCAACGAGGTGACGCAGCAGGGCAAGCCGAACAAGCGTCTGCACCGGATCCTTCCCCGGGGCGCCGTGATCCTGAACGGCTGGATCGAGAGGCCGACCCACCATCCCGCCAAGAACGACGAATTCGTGCGCAAGGTCTATTCGCTCTGGCACGCCCCGGCCGGGCAGCGCCGCGCCCTGATGGCCGAGCGGATGGACTGGCTCAAGGGCGAGATCGCCTATTTCGAGGCGATGCGCGACGCGCTGGCGGATGCGGCGCCCGACCGGCTGACCGATCCCGATTGCTGGGAATTCTCGCGCCGGATCCTGGTCATGCGCCGCCTCGCCCTGTGTCGTGAGGAAATGCGCTGGTGCGAGACCGTTCTCGGCCTGCTGGCCGACCCCCCTGACGAACCCTGA
- a CDS encoding aldehyde dehydrogenase family protein — MNEMTSSVIRARNPRTGQVDYTCPAFPASGLDALIAGLRAAQPGWVTAGIDGRATVLRAFCTALAARREDLLDALLADTGRLHESRIEADAAGVWVDCWVEVAPRSLDTLPRDTGLAGITGTAGFRPYPVVGVIGPWNFPLALGLMDAIPALVAGCAVILKPSEVTPRFVDVLQAALDEVPALAAIFRVVRGDGALGAAIVDQVDMVCFTGSTRTGRLVARRAAERFIPCFTELGGKDPALVLEGADIDRATSALATGATLGAGQQCYSIERIYVPRSLHDGFVAQLAAKVARLRPNWPDPAQGHIGPITFLPQAEILRRHLDDAIERGARIVTGGAIETHGGGLWCQPTVLTDVDHSMLIMREESFGPFLPVMAYDSLDEAVALANDSHYGLSAAVFGPEEAAQAVARRLDAGGVSINDAGLAPLFIGSPLVPEKTAFNHSGLGGSRTGADSIRRFVRKQAILSNPATGPSPWWFSL; from the coding sequence ATGAACGAGATGACATCTTCGGTCATCCGTGCGCGCAATCCGCGCACGGGTCAGGTGGATTACACCTGCCCTGCCTTCCCTGCCTCCGGGCTTGACGCATTGATCGCGGGGCTGCGCGCAGCGCAGCCGGGCTGGGTGACCGCGGGCATCGACGGCCGCGCCACGGTGCTGCGCGCCTTTTGCACCGCACTGGCCGCGCGCCGCGAGGACCTGCTCGACGCGCTTCTGGCCGATACCGGGCGCCTGCACGAAAGCCGGATCGAGGCCGATGCCGCCGGGGTCTGGGTCGACTGCTGGGTCGAGGTCGCGCCGCGCTCGCTCGATACACTGCCCAGGGACACGGGTCTGGCCGGGATCACCGGCACGGCAGGGTTCCGCCCCTATCCCGTGGTCGGCGTGATCGGACCCTGGAACTTCCCGCTGGCTCTGGGGCTGATGGATGCGATCCCGGCGCTGGTCGCGGGATGCGCGGTGATCCTGAAACCCTCGGAGGTGACGCCGCGCTTCGTTGACGTGCTCCAGGCCGCGCTGGACGAGGTGCCGGCCCTGGCCGCGATCTTCCGTGTGGTGCGGGGGGATGGCGCACTGGGGGCAGCGATCGTCGATCAGGTGGACATGGTCTGCTTCACCGGCTCCACCCGCACCGGGCGGCTCGTCGCCCGCCGCGCGGCCGAACGGTTCATCCCCTGTTTCACCGAACTCGGCGGCAAGGATCCAGCTCTGGTGCTGGAAGGGGCCGATATCGACCGCGCAACCTCGGCCCTGGCGACGGGGGCGACCCTGGGAGCGGGCCAGCAATGCTATTCGATCGAGCGCATCTACGTGCCTCGCTCGCTGCACGACGGCTTCGTCGCCCAGCTGGCTGCGAAGGTCGCGCGGCTACGGCCCAATTGGCCTGATCCCGCACAAGGGCATATTGGCCCGATCACCTTCCTGCCGCAAGCCGAGATCCTGCGGCGCCATCTGGACGATGCCATCGAGCGCGGCGCTCGCATCGTCACCGGCGGGGCGATCGAGACCCACGGCGGCGGCCTCTGGTGCCAGCCGACGGTGCTGACCGATGTCGATCATTCCATGCTGATCATGCGCGAGGAAAGCTTCGGTCCGTTCCTGCCGGTGATGGCCTATGACAGCCTCGACGAGGCGGTGGCGCTGGCCAATGACAGCCACTACGGCCTGTCGGCGGCGGTCTTCGGCCCTGAAGAGGCCGCGCAGGCGGTGGCGCGGCGACTCGACGCGGGCGGGGTCTCGATCAATGACGCAGGGCTGGCCCCGCTCTTCATCGGAAGCCCCCTGGTGCCCGAGAAGACCGCCTTCAACCATTCGGGCCTCGGTGGATCACGCACCGGCGCGGATTCCATCCGCCGCTTCGTGCGCAAGCAGGCCATCCTCTCCAACCCCGCCACAGGGCCATCGCCCTGGTGGTTCAGCCTGTGA
- a CDS encoding SDR family NAD(P)-dependent oxidoreductase, translated as MFDFTGDIVWVTGSASGIGRATALLFAEHGADVVVHGLNQRDASQQVADSIAAMGRRVLVVDGDLTSTESVDAMAADIAAQMGGLSVLVNCAGGAPTLRAPIWELDDTTWLATLDRNLGSVFRTQRACFAMLKASGKGRIVNVSSMTERSGGIVGSSAYTAAKGGVNAFTRALAKEMAPHGIRVNAASPGLVNSPFHDQDATVLYKDLVNRIPLGRIGQPEDLAGPILFLASDHAGYMTGEVIEASGGMRVR; from the coding sequence ATGTTTGATTTCACGGGAGATATCGTCTGGGTCACGGGCAGCGCCTCGGGCATCGGACGGGCGACCGCGCTGCTGTTCGCCGAGCATGGCGCGGATGTCGTGGTGCATGGGCTGAACCAGCGCGATGCCTCGCAGCAGGTGGCCGACAGCATCGCGGCGATGGGGCGGCGCGTCCTGGTGGTGGACGGCGACCTGACCTCGACCGAGAGCGTCGACGCCATGGCGGCCGACATCGCCGCGCAGATGGGCGGGCTGAGCGTGCTGGTCAATTGCGCCGGTGGCGCCCCGACCCTGCGGGCGCCGATCTGGGAGCTGGACGACACTACCTGGCTGGCCACGCTCGACCGAAATCTGGGCAGCGTCTTTCGCACCCAGCGCGCCTGTTTCGCGATGCTCAAGGCCAGCGGCAAGGGCCGCATCGTCAATGTCTCGTCGATGACCGAGCGCAGCGGCGGCATCGTCGGCTCGTCCGCCTATACCGCGGCCAAGGGAGGGGTGAACGCCTTCACCCGGGCGCTGGCCAAGGAAATGGCGCCGCATGGCATCCGGGTCAACGCGGCCTCGCCCGGCCTGGTGAACTCGCCCTTCCACGACCAGGACGCCACCGTCCTTTACAAGGATCTCGTCAACCGCATCCCGCTGGGGCGCATCGGCCAGCCCGAGGATCTGGCCGGTCCGATCCTGTTCCTGGCCTCGGACCATGCCGGCTACATGACCGGCGAGGTAATCGAGGCCAGCGGCGGCATGCGGGTGCGCTGA
- a CDS encoding SDR family NAD(P)-dependent oxidoreductase — MLNFKDSVVWVTGSSTGIGRAAARKFASLGADLVIHGLNQQDLTAELATELTALGRRVLVLDGDLTEEAVVEGFARQIDETFGRLSVLVNCVGASPAKSRLDDMPIETFDRVLAINIRTQVLATQKALPLLRRADDPAIVNISSSVTRVGGVPGGIAYTTAKGGIDSFTRALARELAPEIRVNAVAPGLVTSPFHEEDPEQKYPWVISAVPMKRVGKPEDMAGAIAFLASSEARYITGETLEVTGGMRLSF, encoded by the coding sequence ATGTTGAATTTCAAGGACAGCGTCGTCTGGGTCACGGGCAGCAGCACCGGCATCGGTCGCGCCGCCGCCCGCAAATTCGCCAGTCTCGGCGCGGATCTGGTGATCCATGGCCTGAACCAGCAGGATCTGACCGCTGAACTGGCCACCGAACTCACCGCCCTGGGTCGGCGGGTGCTGGTGCTTGACGGCGATCTGACCGAAGAGGCCGTGGTCGAGGGGTTTGCCCGCCAGATCGACGAAACCTTCGGCCGCCTCTCGGTGCTGGTCAATTGCGTCGGCGCCTCGCCTGCCAAGTCGCGGCTCGACGACATGCCGATCGAGACCTTCGACCGGGTGCTGGCGATCAACATTCGCACGCAGGTTCTGGCGACGCAAAAGGCTCTGCCGCTGCTGCGCCGCGCGGACGATCCCGCCATCGTCAACATCAGCTCCTCGGTGACGCGGGTCGGCGGGGTACCGGGCGGCATCGCCTATACCACGGCCAAAGGCGGGATCGACAGCTTCACCCGGGCACTTGCGCGCGAACTGGCGCCCGAGATCCGGGTCAATGCCGTGGCCCCCGGGCTGGTCACATCCCCCTTCCACGAGGAGGATCCAGAGCAGAAATATCCGTGGGTGATCAGCGCGGTGCCGATGAAGCGCGTGGGCAAACCCGAGGACATGGCCGGCGCCATCGCCTTCCTCGCCTCGTCCGAAGCCCGCTACATCACCGGCGAGACGCTGGAAGTCACCGGCGGGATGCGCCTCAGCTTCTGA
- a CDS encoding alpha/beta fold hydrolase, translated as MTSLPVYRARGSGPTTVFLLHGAYGDGRYFDDLANSLAVAGYRVVDWDAPGYGDSPRVEPATIEAFADAAQAMIRAEASATNVVLGHSMGALIGPRLTNMEDRVNGLILSAGSMGIPNRSPEDRALFLEERLTPLERGMSVQDYARPLITHMMAPGASGPLVDRVFEVVLSMRTDTFRTSLNALTLYDGRVALEALKKPVLMIAGEHDPACPAEGMRLMHEAAPHSEFEILQGVGHYGFAERPEAYKALVLGWLSRYFPSR; from the coding sequence ATGACCAGCCTTCCCGTCTACCGGGCCCGCGGGTCCGGCCCCACAACGGTTTTCCTGCTGCACGGCGCTTATGGCGACGGACGCTATTTTGACGATCTCGCCAACAGCCTTGCGGTGGCGGGCTATCGCGTCGTCGATTGGGACGCGCCCGGCTACGGCGACAGCCCGCGGGTCGAGCCCGCCACCATCGAGGCCTTCGCCGATGCGGCGCAAGCGATGATCCGCGCGGAAGCCAGCGCAACCAACGTTGTTCTGGGCCATTCCATGGGCGCGCTGATCGGTCCGCGGCTGACCAACATGGAGGATCGGGTGAACGGCCTGATCCTGTCGGCCGGCTCGATGGGCATTCCCAACCGCTCGCCCGAGGACCGGGCCCTGTTCCTGGAAGAACGCCTGACGCCGCTTGAGCGCGGCATGAGCGTTCAGGATTACGCGCGGCCGCTGATCACCCACATGATGGCGCCTGGGGCCAGCGGCCCGCTGGTCGACCGGGTGTTCGAGGTGGTGCTGTCGATGCGGACCGATACCTTCCGCACCTCGCTCAACGCGCTGACCCTCTATGACGGGCGGGTGGCGCTGGAAGCCCTGAAAAAGCCAGTGCTGATGATCGCCGGCGAGCACGACCCGGCCTGTCCGGCCGAGGGGATGCGCCTGATGCACGAGGCCGCGCCGCATAGCGAGTTCGAGATCCTGCAGGGGGTTGGGCATTACGGCTTCGCCGAACGGCCCGAGGCCTACAAGGCGCTGGTCCTCGGCTGGCTATCGCGGTACTTTCCGAGCCGGTAA
- a CDS encoding carotenoid oxygenase family protein: MKEIVRSVRSTVPADTDNPFLKGPFAPNINEYNADTETLKVRGEIPRDLHGIYVRNTHNQVHDSIGIYHPFDGDGMLHAVHFQDGKARYRNRFIETTGWWAEQAAGKPLWPGILAPQKYTRRGWGAIGAMKDNAGTDVHCHAGKLLAVMSQGSEPWRLDPVTLENLGPDAAWAHEVMPIGVSAHYKVDVYTGEMMFFNFSNQYPYMSYGVVNAENKLIHYTPIELDGPRWPHDLGVTQNYSILHDLPFFFDKEALKRGERKLTFHRDVPARFGVIPRHGTNADVKWFEATPCYILHLSNCYEEGDWVIMDGCISVDPAKPPIGKIDNVYDKILDHLDKHRTKTRLHRWKFNLKTGETREEFLDDEVTEFPFFANSVCGYPYRYSYGTLFKPGDWLFTGIKKYDLLTGTQTRFEYGPERYGSEPHVALRPNAKAEDDGYIITIVTDMIRNMSETLIFDAADIAAGPIAAIEMPERICQGTHACWVEGHRIQGETGSVPRPATMEA, from the coding sequence ATGAAAGAGATCGTTCGCAGCGTGCGCAGCACGGTTCCCGCGGATACGGACAACCCGTTCCTGAAAGGCCCCTTCGCGCCCAATATCAATGAATACAACGCCGATACCGAGACGCTGAAGGTGCGGGGCGAGATCCCCAGGGACCTGCACGGCATCTATGTGCGCAACACCCATAACCAGGTGCACGATTCCATCGGCATCTATCATCCGTTCGACGGCGACGGGATGCTGCATGCGGTGCATTTCCAGGATGGCAAGGCGCGCTACCGCAACCGCTTCATCGAGACTACCGGCTGGTGGGCGGAGCAGGCCGCGGGCAAGCCGCTCTGGCCTGGGATTCTGGCGCCGCAGAAATACACGCGCCGGGGCTGGGGCGCAATCGGGGCAATGAAGGACAACGCTGGCACCGATGTGCATTGTCACGCCGGCAAGCTGCTCGCGGTGATGAGCCAGGGCTCCGAACCCTGGCGGCTGGATCCCGTCACGCTGGAGAACCTCGGGCCGGACGCGGCTTGGGCGCATGAGGTGATGCCGATCGGCGTCTCGGCCCATTACAAGGTCGATGTCTACACGGGCGAGATGATGTTCTTCAACTTCTCGAACCAGTATCCCTACATGAGCTACGGCGTGGTGAACGCCGAGAACAAGCTCATCCATTACACCCCCATCGAGCTGGACGGCCCGCGCTGGCCGCACGACCTGGGGGTCACGCAGAATTATTCGATCCTGCACGACCTGCCGTTCTTCTTCGACAAGGAAGCCCTGAAGCGCGGCGAGCGAAAGCTGACCTTCCATCGCGACGTGCCCGCGCGCTTCGGCGTAATCCCCCGGCATGGCACGAATGCGGACGTGAAATGGTTCGAGGCCACGCCCTGTTACATCCTGCATCTGTCGAACTGCTACGAAGAGGGCGACTGGGTCATCATGGACGGCTGCATCTCGGTCGATCCGGCCAAGCCGCCGATCGGCAAGATCGACAATGTCTATGACAAGATCCTCGACCATCTGGACAAGCACCGCACCAAGACCCGGCTGCATCGCTGGAAATTCAACCTGAAGACCGGTGAAACGCGCGAGGAATTCCTGGACGACGAGGTGACGGAATTCCCCTTCTTCGCCAATTCGGTCTGCGGCTATCCCTATCGCTACAGCTATGGCACGCTGTTCAAGCCGGGCGACTGGCTGTTCACCGGAATCAAGAAATACGACCTGCTGACCGGCACCCAGACCCGCTTCGAATACGGGCCCGAACGCTATGGCAGCGAGCCGCATGTCGCGCTCAGGCCCAACGCCAAGGCCGAGGATGACGGCTATATCATCACCATCGTCACCGACATGATCCGCAACATGTCGGAAACCCTGATCTTCGACGCCGCCGACATCGCCGCCGGGCCGATTGCCGCCATCGAGATGCCCGAGCGCATCTGCCAGGGCACCCATGCCTGCTGGGTCGAGGGGCATCGCATCCAGGGGGAAACCGGCTCGGTCCCCAGACCGGCGACGATGGAAGCCTGA